A stretch of Chloroflexota bacterium DNA encodes these proteins:
- a CDS encoding M23 family metallopeptidase — protein sequence MKKNRNITLIIVPHNESATLTLSFPRWLAPSLAAIVIALLLVVGYLLVRYRQLSERYDQVVQAQSVESDRSRGMRSIILSQQGDVKQLSDEVRQIQSELDGIRKLSDQVRQLLGLPKGPSPVIPAPTPQSYIPGVLPQARGGGSADPLSASSGSMLLAVESAQVLDALQPSIPWAAKELQYLASQSLLRVSKIDPTKRGSQSELEAQLKLLAAAPTLWPVRGRITSEFGWRKALFDDTKREFHTGLDIGVWYFTPVKATKEGTVIYAGWAEGYGNLVEIAHDLGYVTYYGHNSSLKVKVGQTVQAGDVVALSGQSGYANGPHVHYEVRLRGQALDPMRFLDLAP from the coding sequence ATGAAGAAGAACCGCAATATTACACTGATCATTGTTCCGCACAATGAGTCGGCGACGCTTACGTTGAGTTTCCCACGCTGGCTGGCTCCCTCGCTGGCTGCAATTGTCATCGCCCTGTTGCTTGTGGTTGGCTATCTGCTCGTTCGATACCGGCAGCTTTCGGAACGCTATGATCAGGTGGTGCAAGCCCAATCGGTGGAATCGGATCGCAGCCGGGGCATGCGCTCGATCATCCTGTCGCAACAGGGGGACGTCAAGCAGTTGAGCGACGAAGTGCGCCAGATTCAATCCGAGCTGGACGGTATCCGCAAGCTGAGCGACCAGGTGCGGCAGTTGCTGGGTCTGCCGAAGGGACCATCGCCTGTGATTCCCGCTCCCACGCCGCAGTCATACATCCCCGGCGTGCTGCCCCAGGCGCGTGGCGGCGGTAGCGCCGACCCGCTGAGCGCATCCAGCGGGTCCATGCTGCTTGCCGTCGAGAGCGCGCAAGTGCTCGACGCGCTGCAACCGTCGATACCGTGGGCCGCGAAAGAATTGCAGTACCTGGCCAGCCAGTCGCTGTTGCGCGTATCCAAGATCGATCCGACCAAGCGCGGCAGCCAGTCTGAACTTGAGGCGCAGCTCAAACTGCTCGCGGCGGCGCCGACGTTGTGGCCGGTGCGCGGGCGCATCACATCCGAGTTCGGCTGGCGCAAAGCGCTGTTCGATGATACGAAGCGCGAATTCCACACGGGATTGGATATCGGCGTCTGGTATTTTACGCCGGTCAAGGCCACCAAGGAAGGCACCGTTATCTATGCCGGGTGGGCCGAAGGCTATGGCAATCTTGTCGAGATCGCGCATGATTTGGGGTACGTTACATACTACGGCCACAACAGCAGCCTCAAAGTCAAGGTCGGCCAGACGGTGCAGGCCGGCGATGTAGTGGCGCTCAGCGGACAGTCCGGCTACGCGAACGGGCCGCACGTTC
- a CDS encoding ABC transporter ATP-binding protein, with protein sequence MSAPTRPAPGAANSKSQRLSDEDVLGKAYDARVMQRLLELMTPYRRTIAVAFVVMLVRAVSGLAGPYLIRLAIDQGIANHDLPFLAAMAIAYTAAAAGNAVTNFAQIYMMSKVGQTLIYSLRNRLFAHLQELTLSFYDHYEVGRIISRVIGDVGVMQEFVTWAIVGLFMDIFTLVGIVFAMLSLNVPLSLLTFTVIPLMFIVTMLWRARAREAYRQVRRRIAVVNANLNESIAGVRVVQAFSREQVNATHFDRLNRDNFDANMSAAQLSALFYPAIDFIGSLATALLVGFGGAAVLSGELTPGVLVAMVLYVDRFFDPIRDITQRYNTLQATMASGERIIELLDTQPAILQAPDAVALPAIVGHVRIEHVSFGYGEAVDVLHDIDLDVAPGQTVAFVGETGAGKSSLVALLSRFYDVRQGRITIDGHDIRQVTRESLRRQMGVVLQATFLFSGTIADNIRYGRLAASDAEVQEAARTVGAHEFIAALPGGYRTQVGEGGVSLSMGQRQLVSFARALLADPRILVLDEATSSIDTQSEQNIQRALERLLKGRTAFVIAHRLSTITRADQIVVIGAGRIVERGTHVELLARRGAYFGLYTMNYRREVREREVDAQAARGGRRP encoded by the coding sequence ATGAGCGCACCAACCAGACCCGCGCCGGGCGCGGCAAACAGCAAGTCACAGCGACTGTCGGACGAGGACGTGCTCGGCAAGGCCTACGACGCGCGCGTCATGCAGCGTCTGCTGGAACTGATGACGCCGTACCGGCGGACGATTGCGGTTGCGTTCGTCGTGATGCTCGTGCGCGCCGTGAGCGGGCTGGCGGGGCCGTACCTGATTCGCCTGGCCATTGACCAGGGGATAGCCAACCACGACCTGCCGTTCCTCGCCGCCATGGCAATCGCGTACACGGCGGCGGCGGCCGGCAATGCGGTGACCAACTTCGCGCAGATCTACATGATGTCCAAAGTCGGACAGACGCTGATCTACAGCCTGCGCAACCGGCTGTTTGCGCACCTGCAGGAACTGACGCTGTCGTTCTACGACCACTATGAGGTCGGGCGCATCATTTCGCGCGTGATCGGCGATGTGGGCGTCATGCAGGAGTTTGTCACCTGGGCGATTGTCGGGCTGTTCATGGACATCTTCACGCTGGTCGGCATCGTGTTTGCGATGCTGTCGCTTAACGTGCCGCTCTCGCTGCTGACGTTCACCGTGATCCCGCTCATGTTCATCGTGACGATGCTCTGGCGGGCTCGCGCACGCGAGGCGTACCGCCAGGTGCGCCGCCGGATCGCGGTCGTCAACGCCAATCTCAATGAGAGTATCGCCGGTGTGCGCGTGGTGCAGGCGTTCTCGCGCGAGCAGGTCAACGCTACTCACTTTGATCGCCTGAACCGCGACAATTTCGATGCCAACATGAGCGCGGCGCAGCTTTCCGCGCTGTTTTACCCGGCGATTGACTTCATCGGCTCACTGGCGACGGCACTGCTGGTCGGTTTTGGCGGGGCGGCTGTGCTGTCGGGTGAATTGACGCCCGGGGTGCTGGTGGCTATGGTGCTGTACGTGGACCGCTTCTTCGACCCGATCCGCGATATCACGCAGCGCTACAATACGCTTCAGGCCACGATGGCCAGCGGCGAGCGCATCATCGAGTTGCTCGACACGCAGCCGGCCATTTTGCAAGCGCCGGACGCCGTTGCGCTGCCCGCAATCGTCGGGCACGTGCGGATCGAGCACGTCTCGTTTGGGTATGGCGAAGCGGTCGACGTGCTGCACGACATCGATCTCGACGTGGCGCCGGGACAGACGGTGGCGTTTGTGGGCGAGACGGGCGCCGGCAAAAGCTCGCTGGTGGCGCTGCTCAGCCGGTTCTACGACGTGCGCCAGGGACGGATCACGATCGACGGGCACGACATCCGGCAGGTGACGCGCGAATCGCTGCGCCGGCAGATGGGGGTCGTGTTACAGGCGACGTTCCTGTTCAGCGGGACCATCGCCGACAACATCCGGTACGGACGGCTGGCCGCGAGCGACGCGGAGGTGCAAGAGGCGGCGCGTACGGTGGGCGCGCACGAATTCATCGCGGCGCTGCCCGGCGGCTACCGCACCCAGGTTGGCGAGGGCGGCGTTTCGCTGTCGATGGGGCAGCGCCAGCTTGTCTCATTTGCGCGCGCCCTACTGGCCGATCCGCGCATCCTGGTTCTGGACGAAGCGACATCGTCTATCGATACCCAATCGGAGCAGAACATCCAGCGGGCGCTGGAGCGCCTCTTGAAGGGCCGCACCGCATTTGTGATCGCGCACCGCCTGAGCACGATCACGCGCGCCGACCAGATCGTCGTCATCGGCGCAGGTCGCATCGTCGAGCGCGGCACGCATGTTGAACTGCTCGCGCGTAGGGGCGCGTACTTCGGGCTGTATACCATGAACTACCGACGCGAAGTGCGCGAGCGCGAAGTCGATGCGCAGGCTGCGAGGGGCGGCCGCAGACCGTGA
- a CDS encoding ABC transporter ATP-binding protein, whose protein sequence is MLLRLLATLRPHGRPVALAYACVLGATALNLVVPQLIRQVIDQGLSQRDSNVLVVSGGLILAVAALRGLFGFGRMYLTEWIANRTGYDLRGQLYERYQRLAFAFHDKAHTGDLMARATSDIDAVTRFTGNGLIDLVTIVLLFAGTVVAMCAASVPLTLVTMLPMPILIWVTFTFARRQRTLSKRAQDQMGRMSTALQENLTGVRVVKAFAREAHEIERFRHENSLYLGDRLAVVRSWARTFPFMNFVIAASVALLLWFGGLMVIRGEISVGELFAFNSYLVMLALPVQRLGFLVNIMSNAQASGERLFEILDLPSPILEKPAATALGEVAGHVRFENVSFAYDRDTVLHDVSFDARPNQVVALMGPTGSGKSTIISLLPRFYDVTGGRIMVDGRDIRDVPLASLRRQVGIVLQETFLFSTTVRENIAYFNRDADLERVVAAARAARAHDFIMELPDGYETRVGERGITLSGGQRQRIAIARALLMDPRILVLDDSLSAVDTETEYQIQQALATLMCGRTTFVVAQRLVTLKHADQIIVLDHGRVVQRGTHAELVAAPGLYRRIYDLQLRDQEAAAAANTFAAEGVTFQVAE, encoded by the coding sequence ATGCTCCTGCGTTTACTCGCCACGCTGCGGCCCCACGGGAGGCCGGTAGCGCTGGCGTACGCCTGCGTGCTGGGCGCCACGGCGCTCAACCTGGTCGTGCCTCAGTTGATCCGGCAGGTGATCGACCAGGGATTGTCCCAGCGCGATTCCAATGTGCTGGTCGTCTCCGGCGGGCTGATCCTGGCGGTGGCGGCGCTGCGCGGCCTGTTCGGCTTCGGGCGGATGTATCTGACGGAGTGGATCGCCAACCGGACCGGGTACGACCTGCGCGGTCAACTGTACGAGCGGTACCAGCGACTGGCGTTCGCCTTTCATGACAAGGCGCACACGGGCGACCTGATGGCGCGCGCAACCAGCGATATCGACGCCGTGACCCGCTTTACCGGCAATGGTCTGATAGACCTCGTGACCATCGTGCTGCTGTTTGCCGGCACCGTTGTGGCGATGTGCGCGGCCAGCGTACCGCTGACGCTTGTCACGATGTTGCCGATGCCCATCCTGATCTGGGTGACGTTCACGTTTGCGCGCCGGCAGCGCACGCTGTCCAAACGCGCCCAGGATCAGATGGGCCGCATGAGCACGGCACTGCAGGAGAACCTGACCGGCGTGCGCGTCGTCAAGGCGTTTGCGCGCGAGGCGCACGAAATCGAGCGGTTCCGGCACGAGAATTCGCTCTACCTGGGCGACCGGCTGGCGGTTGTGCGCTCGTGGGCGCGCACCTTCCCGTTCATGAATTTCGTAATTGCGGCATCGGTGGCGCTGCTACTCTGGTTCGGCGGGCTGATGGTCATCCGGGGCGAGATCAGCGTCGGCGAGCTGTTCGCATTCAACTCATACCTGGTCATGCTGGCGCTGCCGGTGCAGCGGCTGGGGTTCCTGGTGAACATCATGTCCAACGCGCAGGCGTCGGGCGAGCGCCTGTTCGAGATCCTGGATCTGCCGTCGCCGATCTTGGAGAAGCCGGCGGCGACTGCGCTGGGCGAGGTGGCCGGGCATGTGCGGTTCGAGAATGTGTCGTTTGCGTATGATCGCGACACCGTGCTCCACGATGTCTCGTTTGACGCGCGCCCGAACCAGGTTGTCGCGCTGATGGGGCCGACCGGCTCGGGCAAGAGCACCATCATCAGTCTGCTGCCACGGTTCTATGACGTGACCGGCGGTCGCATCATGGTCGACGGCCGCGATATCCGCGACGTGCCGCTGGCTTCGCTGCGCCGGCAGGTCGGCATCGTCCTGCAGGAGACGTTTCTGTTCTCGACCACGGTGCGTGAGAACATCGCCTACTTCAACCGTGATGCCGATCTGGAGCGCGTGGTCGCGGCCGCGCGCGCCGCGCGTGCGCACGACTTTATCATGGAACTGCCGGACGGCTATGAAACGCGCGTCGGCGAGCGCGGCATCACGCTGTCGGGCGGCCAGCGCCAGCGTATTGCGATTGCGCGCGCGCTGCTGATGGATCCGCGCATCCTGGTGCTCGATGATTCGCTGTCGGCCGTGGATACCGAGACGGAATACCAGATCCAGCAGGCGCTGGCCACGCTGATGTGTGGGCGCACGACGTTTGTAGTCGCGCAGCGGCTGGTGACGCTGAAACACGCCGATCAGATCATCGTCCTCGACCATGGACGGGTTGTGCAGCGCGGGACGCACGCGGAACTGGTGGCGGCGCCCGGACTGTACCGGCGCATCTACGATCTTCAACTAAGAGACCAGGAGGCCGCCGCCGCGGCGAACACGTTTGCCGCCGAAGGTGTGACGTTCCAGGTGGCGGAGTGA
- a CDS encoding pyridoxal phosphate-dependent aminotransferase translates to MLADDLDLTPSPLEQRRRIAAQRADYIDLSATNPTEHGLLFPPDLLRILAEPYWSARRYAPHPKGLRTAREAIAAYYARRTPALAVSPEQIFVTASTSEAYALLFTLLAAPGDAVLSPLPSYPLFAHLAAMRGVQLKPYHIAPDGAGRWALDSDGITVQADDRTRAILLISPHNPTGHTVDAALTLRGRAADLPIVADEVFCEFPYTLASVPPLGALMPETTVFHLNGISKMFALPDLKLGWIAISGPYAADYLDQLELLNDTLLSANSLTQSMLPSLFEAGAPFVAAMRRRIRGALDVALGALSKMPGIEVAPPPAGAYLFPRVRNCADEEALVMRMLDSGIFAHPGYFYDAEDACRLMLSAVLEPARLLEGIARLRAIL, encoded by the coding sequence ATGCTCGCGGACGATCTGGACCTGACGCCTTCGCCGCTGGAGCAACGCCGCCGCATAGCCGCCCAGCGCGCCGACTATATCGACCTGAGCGCAACCAATCCGACCGAGCACGGCTTGTTGTTCCCGCCCGACCTGCTGCGCATTCTCGCCGAGCCTTACTGGAGCGCCCGCCGTTATGCGCCGCACCCCAAGGGCCTGCGCACGGCCCGCGAAGCGATCGCGGCGTACTACGCGCGGCGCACGCCGGCCCTGGCCGTCTCCCCGGAGCAGATCTTTGTGACCGCCAGCACCAGCGAAGCGTATGCGCTGCTGTTCACCCTGCTGGCCGCGCCGGGCGATGCCGTGCTGTCGCCGTTGCCGAGCTACCCGCTGTTCGCGCATCTGGCCGCCATGCGCGGCGTGCAGCTCAAGCCGTACCACATTGCGCCGGATGGCGCCGGGCGCTGGGCGCTCGATAGCGATGGAATCACGGTGCAGGCCGACGATCGTACGCGTGCCATCCTGCTGATCTCGCCGCACAATCCGACGGGTCATACGGTCGATGCCGCCTTGACCTTGCGCGGGCGGGCCGCCGATCTGCCGATCGTGGCCGACGAGGTCTTTTGTGAGTTTCCATATACTCTGGCCAGCGTGCCGCCGCTCGGCGCGCTCATGCCGGAGACCACCGTCTTTCATCTCAACGGCATCTCGAAGATGTTCGCATTGCCCGATCTCAAGCTCGGCTGGATCGCAATCAGCGGACCGTACGCTGCGGACTACCTGGATCAACTGGAACTGCTCAACGACACGCTGCTAAGCGCTAACTCGCTGACGCAGTCCATGCTGCCGTCGCTCTTCGAGGCCGGCGCGCCGTTTGTGGCGGCAATGCGCCGGCGCATCCGCGGCGCGCTTGACGTGGCCCTCGGCGCCTTGTCCAAAATGCCTGGCATTGAAGTCGCGCCGCCACCGGCGGGCGCGTATCTGTTCCCACGCGTGCGCAATTGCGCTGACGAAGAAGCGCTGGTCATGCGTATGTTGGACAGCGGCATCTTCGCGCATCCCGGCTACTTCTATGACGCCGAGGATGCTTGCCGGCTCATGCTATCTGCCGTGCTGGAGCCCGCGCGGCTGCTGGAAGGGATCGCCCGCCTGAGGGCAATCCTGTGA
- a CDS encoding dienelactone hydrolase family protein, producing the protein MGEIVSFKSNGASADGYLALPPAGHGPAVIVIQEWWGLVPHIKDVADRYAQAGFVALAPDLYHGKATSEPGDAGKLMMALNILQAEKDLRGAVDYLLAHPATAGKKVGVVGFCMGGALSLYAASTNPDTVGACIIYYGGHPNVKPDLAALKAPVLGFYGERDSGVTPASALALQSQLQALGKRMDVHIYPGAGHAFFNSDRPAVYDKAAAEDTWTRAMDFFRTNL; encoded by the coding sequence GTGGGAGAGATCGTATCATTCAAGAGCAACGGCGCAAGCGCCGACGGGTACCTGGCGTTGCCGCCGGCCGGACACGGCCCGGCCGTTATCGTCATTCAGGAATGGTGGGGACTGGTGCCGCACATCAAGGACGTGGCCGACCGCTACGCGCAGGCCGGCTTTGTAGCGCTGGCACCCGACCTTTACCACGGCAAGGCGACATCGGAGCCCGGCGACGCCGGTAAACTGATGATGGCGCTGAACATCCTGCAGGCCGAGAAGGACCTGCGCGGCGCGGTAGACTACCTGTTGGCGCACCCGGCTACCGCCGGCAAAAAGGTAGGTGTCGTCGGCTTCTGCATGGGCGGCGCGCTGTCGCTGTACGCCGCCAGCACGAACCCTGACACGGTCGGAGCGTGCATCATCTACTATGGCGGACACCCGAACGTCAAGCCCGACCTCGCCGCGCTGAAAGCGCCAGTGCTCGGCTTCTACGGCGAGCGCGATAGCGGCGTCACGCCCGCCAGCGCGCTCGCGCTCCAGTCGCAACTGCAGGCGCTCGGCAAACGCATGGATGTGCACATCTATCCGGGCGCCGGTCACGCCTTCTTCAACAGCGACCGGCCGGCAGTCTACGACAAAGCGGCCGCCGAAGACACCTGGACGCGCGCCATGGACTTCTTCCGTACCAACCTGTAA
- a CDS encoding SIS domain-containing protein encodes MSMHPIRNYLDALKSVLDRLDAERIGELIALLMSAREYGNRIFFCGNGGSGSTAAHFATDLGKGTAEAGKPTFKVIPLTEHQCMFSAYANDMGYESVFVEPLRALVERGDIVIGLSGSGNSRNVLEAMKAAREAGAVSIGFSGFDGGRLKDAVDLNIHAPVRRMDQAEDAHHVVMHLVCDCIRTAEAGQYRLPDWLLAEDWGLRVRRT; translated from the coding sequence ATGAGCATGCATCCGATTCGCAATTATCTGGACGCTTTGAAGTCGGTGCTTGACCGCCTCGATGCCGAGCGCATCGGCGAGTTGATCGCGCTGCTGATGTCGGCGCGCGAGTATGGCAACCGCATCTTCTTCTGCGGCAACGGCGGCAGCGGTTCGACGGCGGCGCACTTCGCGACCGACCTGGGCAAGGGCACGGCTGAAGCGGGCAAACCGACGTTCAAGGTGATCCCGCTGACCGAGCACCAGTGCATGTTCTCCGCGTATGCGAATGACATGGGGTATGAGAGCGTCTTTGTGGAACCGCTGCGCGCGCTGGTCGAGCGCGGGGACATCGTGATCGGGCTGAGCGGTAGCGGCAATTCACGCAACGTGCTCGAGGCGATGAAGGCGGCGCGGGAGGCCGGCGCCGTGAGCATTGGCTTCAGTGGCTTCGACGGCGGACGCTTGAAGGACGCCGTCGATCTCAACATCCATGCACCGGTGCGGCGCATGGACCAGGCCGAGGACGCACACCATGTCGTGATGCATTTGGTGTGCGACTGCATCCGCACCGCCGAAGCGGGTCAGTACCGTTTGCCGGACTGGCTACTGGCCGAGGACTGGGGATTGCGCGTGCGCCGTACGTAA
- a CDS encoding ABC transporter permease, translating to MLNALHDFAGLFGYRDLIRNFVARDLKVRYKNSALGIVWSMLNPLGMMVVFTVVFTILIPNNAIDRFPLFVMCGILPWNWFSGSVMASTYSVLNGASLVKKVYFPREVLPISVVLSNLVHFLLALVVLLGLMLYFGTPPTWWLLYLPLVILIQFVFILGLAFLLSAVNVYYRDTAMVMDVLMLAWFFLTPVVYSTDFIPVTKEMFGYDVPVQRLAYILNPMASLVASYRVIIYNGASPDMAFLARTIVTALGCLLIGYGIFRRLSRNFGEVL from the coding sequence ATGCTCAATGCCTTGCATGATTTCGCCGGCCTTTTCGGCTATCGCGATCTGATACGCAACTTTGTGGCGCGCGACCTGAAGGTGCGCTACAAGAACTCGGCGCTCGGCATCGTCTGGTCGATGCTGAACCCGCTGGGCATGATGGTCGTGTTCACGGTGGTATTCACCATCCTGATCCCCAACAACGCCATCGACCGCTTTCCGCTCTTCGTCATGTGCGGCATCCTGCCGTGGAACTGGTTCTCGGGTTCGGTGATGGCGTCGACGTACAGCGTTCTCAACGGCGCGTCGCTCGTTAAGAAAGTCTACTTCCCCCGCGAGGTGCTGCCGATTTCGGTGGTGCTGTCCAACCTGGTGCACTTCCTGCTGGCGCTTGTCGTGCTGCTGGGCTTGATGCTCTACTTCGGCACGCCGCCCACCTGGTGGCTGCTATACCTGCCGCTCGTCATACTCATCCAGTTTGTCTTCATCCTCGGCCTGGCGTTCCTGCTGTCGGCGGTCAACGTCTACTACCGCGATACCGCCATGGTCATGGACGTGCTGATGCTGGCGTGGTTCTTCCTGACGCCCGTCGTCTACTCGACCGACTTCATTCCGGTGACCAAGGAGATGTTTGGCTACGACGTGCCCGTACAGCGCCTGGCGTACATCCTGAACCCGATGGCGTCGTTGGTGGCGTCCTATCGCGTCATCATCTACAATGGGGCGTCTCCCGATATGGCGTTCCTGGCCCGGACGATCGTTACGGCGCTGGGCTGCCTGCTGATCGGCTACGGGATCTTCCGGCGCTTGAGCCGCAATTTCGGCGAGGTATTATGA